The Thermococcus sp. JdF3 genome contains the following window.
ATCTCACAGCCGAGCAACAGGATCGTCGAGCGCTTCAACCTCGAGAAGACCTACGACGAGTTCGATGTTGACGTCTATGACAAGAAGGACCACCATGGGGTCATCCTCGTCGGGACGAAGGTTGAGGAGGTCAGGGAGGTTCTCGAGGACGAATTCATAGACGTCTTCTTCCGGAAGCTTCCCTACCAGCTGTACGGAATCTACAAGGGAATAGTCGTTCAGAGGGACGAGAGATACGTCTACGTGGACATTGGGAGCGCCATAGGTACGATACCGGTTAAGGACCTTCCCCGTGCCAGGGAGGGTGACGAACTCCTCGTCCAGGTCAAAAAGCACAACCTGCTCCCCCAGCTGAGCGTCACCCTGACGATTCCCGGTGACTACGCGGTTCTGATTCCGAAGCCCGTTGGTGCCCAGAGGCACGTCAAGATATCCCGGAAGATAAGGGACCAAAGCGAGCGCGAGAGGCTCCGCATCCTGGGTCTGAGCGTTGACCTCGGGGAGTGGGGCATCCTGTGGAGGACGGCCGCCGCCTACAAGGACTGGAACATTCTCCGCGATGAGATAGTGGCGCTCTCGAAGCTGGCCGACACCCTCGCGAGGGCGGATTCCTACGCGGCTCCATCCCTTCTAATCGAGGGACGCGGTATTTACGAGGTCGAGTTCGGTGGAGGGGCGAAGAAAAAGCTCGACGAGATACGGAACAGGGTGGTTCCGACAGTTGAGGGCCACCACCAGCTGAAGGCCCACGACCTTGAACTCGGGTTCGCGGTGGAGATAGCGGAGGGGATACTCTCGAAGATTCCGGGCCAGCGGGAGAAGGTCAGGCAGGGCTTCTGGGAATCAATCGTTGCCAACAAGGGACCGAAGAGGGGCTGGCTCTTCAGCCTTGAGCACAACAAACCCGATGGCCAGAGGATAAAGATAGGGCCCGGTGAA
Protein-coding sequences here:
- a CDS encoding ribonuclease E/G, whose protein sequence is MSTDTGVTVRVRGIYSTALTKLFLDRGFGISQPSNRIVERFNLEKTYDEFDVDVYDKKDHHGVILVGTKVEEVREVLEDEFIDVFFRKLPYQLYGIYKGIVVQRDERYVYVDIGSAIGTIPVKDLPRAREGDELLVQVKKHNLLPQLSVTLTIPGDYAVLIPKPVGAQRHVKISRKIRDQSERERLRILGLSVDLGEWGILWRTAAAYKDWNILRDEIVALSKLADTLARADSYAAPSLLIEGRGIYEVEFGGGAKKKLDEIRNRVVPTVEGHHQLKAHDLELGFAVEIAEGILSKIPGQREKVRQGFWESIVANKGPKRGWLFSLEHNKPDGQRIKIGPGEVQEVSMNPLRVTFKRHLKPGKFYDGLDLPIEFGDYVITEIEEGKWWFVHRYYDRDGNLKGEYYNINTPVEIYPDRARYIDLEVDIVRWPDGKKEIIDREKLTEHYEEGTISEKLYKAVLRIVQEVYERI